A DNA window from Stenotrophomonas sp. 57 contains the following coding sequences:
- a CDS encoding LysR family transcriptional regulator, with translation MRMDIADLRLFLAIAEAGSITAGAAQANLALGSASERLRMIEADAGTGLLNRHPRGVSLTEAGAALAHHARLILQQQAQLRGELQAFAHGARGTLHLYANTAALTNYLPSRLAPWLAERPRLHVELLERTSPDVVRAINAGQAEAGIISDAVDATGLQQHVVAEDPLVMLLPADHRFASRRSVSFTEVASETFVALADGNALQTYIEGQARDIGRRLDVRIRMKTFEGVCIMVGHGIGVGIVPRTLARQHRRSTRTVAVPLADAWAQRRLCACFAQWAQLSPAMRSLLLHLGVEPQRKV, from the coding sequence ATGCGGATGGATATCGCCGACCTGCGTCTGTTCCTGGCCATCGCCGAGGCCGGCAGCATCACCGCCGGCGCAGCACAGGCCAACCTGGCCCTGGGTTCGGCCAGCGAACGCCTGCGCATGATCGAAGCCGACGCAGGCACCGGGTTGTTGAACCGGCATCCGCGCGGCGTCAGCCTGACCGAAGCCGGCGCCGCCCTTGCCCACCATGCACGCCTGATCCTGCAGCAACAGGCACAACTGCGCGGTGAGCTGCAGGCGTTCGCACACGGCGCACGCGGCACCCTGCATCTGTATGCCAATACCGCAGCACTGACCAACTACCTGCCCTCGCGGCTCGCGCCGTGGCTGGCCGAACGCCCGCGCCTGCACGTGGAACTGCTGGAACGCACCAGCCCGGACGTCGTGCGAGCGATCAATGCCGGCCAGGCCGAGGCCGGCATCATCAGCGACGCGGTCGATGCCACCGGCCTGCAGCAGCATGTGGTCGCGGAAGACCCGTTGGTGATGCTGCTGCCCGCAGACCACCGCTTCGCATCGCGGCGCAGCGTGTCCTTCACCGAGGTTGCCAGCGAGACCTTCGTCGCCCTTGCCGACGGCAATGCACTGCAGACCTACATCGAAGGCCAGGCGCGCGACATCGGTCGCCGACTGGACGTGCGCATCCGCATGAAGACCTTCGAAGGCGTGTGCATCATGGTCGGACACGGCATCGGCGTCGGCATCGTGCCGCGTACCCTCGCCCGCCAGCATCGGCGCAGCACGCGTACCGTCGCCGTGCCGCTTGCCGATGCGTGGGCACAACGCCGTTTGTGCGCGTGCTTCGCCCAGTGGGCGCAGCTGTCGCCGGCGATGCGCAGCCTGCTGCTGCACCTGGGCGTGGAGCCGCAGAGAAAAGTGTGA